In Thermodesulfobacteriota bacterium, one DNA window encodes the following:
- a CDS encoding ribose-phosphate pyrophosphokinase, with product MVDKLKIFSGNANRDLAIRICAYLGVEMGRAKVTTFSDGEVNVVIEESVRGMDTFVVQPTCPPVNHNLMELLLMVDALKRASAQRITVVIPYYGYARQDRKVVPRTAISARLVANLITVAGASRILTMDLHAGQIQGFFDIPVDHLYALPVQLEYLKSLKGNAVVVAPDSGGVERARELAKRLDASIAIIDKRRERENVSKVMHLVGDVKGKTAILIDDIIDTGGTIVQAAEAIMNNGALSVLASCTHPVLSGSAVKRIKESPLKELIVTNTIPLSEEAKAVDKIKVLDVAPLLGEAIKRIHNDESVSSLFV from the coding sequence ATGGTTGACAAATTGAAAATATTTTCGGGGAATGCAAACCGTGATCTTGCGATAAGGATCTGTGCCTATTTGGGCGTAGAAATGGGTAGGGCGAAAGTCACGACTTTCAGTGATGGGGAAGTAAATGTCGTTATAGAGGAAAGTGTTCGAGGCATGGATACGTTTGTTGTCCAGCCGACATGCCCCCCGGTCAATCACAATCTGATGGAGCTTCTGCTTATGGTTGATGCGCTAAAGAGGGCCTCGGCTCAGAGAATAACTGTCGTGATTCCCTACTACGGATACGCAAGACAGGACAGAAAGGTTGTTCCCAGAACCGCAATCAGCGCAAGACTAGTTGCCAATCTAATTACTGTAGCAGGAGCTTCAAGAATTCTGACTATGGATCTTCATGCGGGGCAGATCCAGGGATTCTTTGACATCCCTGTGGACCATCTTTACGCTTTGCCAGTTCAACTTGAGTATTTAAAAAGTCTGAAGGGAAATGCTGTGGTTGTGGCACCCGATTCCGGAGGGGTAGAAAGGGCAAGGGAGCTTGCAAAAAGGTTGGATGCCTCGATAGCTATAATAGATAAAAGGAGGGAGAGAGAAAACGTATCGAAAGTCATGCATCTCGTTGGCGATGTGAAAGGGAAAACGGCAATCCTCATAGATGACATAATAGATACAGGAGGAACCATAGTTCAGGCGGCAGAAGCAATCATGAATAACGGAGCTTTAAGTGTCCTTGCCTCATGTACTCATCCTGTCCTTTCTGGGTCAGCTGTGAAAAGGATAAAAGAGTCGCCCCTTAAGGAGCTTATAGTGACTAATACGATCCCACTTTCTGAAGAGGCGAAAGCGGTGGATAAAATAAAAGTTTTGGATGTGGCACCATTACTTGGGGAGGCCATAAAACGGATCCACAATGACGAATCAGTAAGTTCCCTTTTTGTATAG
- the ispE gene encoding 4-(cytidine 5'-diphospho)-2-C-methyl-D-erythritol kinase, translating into MDSKRCFLSPAKINLVLRVLRKREDGYHEIMSLVDIVSLYDVIRIKETDDENVVVKRISGHMPETTTNTIYKAIDLVRKFTGIKRGIFVEVEKRIPLGSGLGGASSNAATVIKALSSLWDLKLSEKDLLRIGTLIGADVPLFIYGKPCIVKGIGDRIEPASLPKIWYVIVYPKVELSTKEVYGRLKIVLTKGENDIKLRSDIKSLDEVASILRNDLEEVASILCPTIKVIKDMLKLQGAKGVSMTGSGSSVFGCFEDRESAERAAKNLLSFGNVFVARSTND; encoded by the coding sequence ATGGATAGCAAAAGGTGCTTTCTCTCTCCTGCCAAGATAAATCTAGTCCTTAGGGTGCTAAGAAAACGAGAGGATGGCTATCATGAAATAATGAGTCTTGTGGACATAGTTTCTTTATATGATGTAATTCGCATAAAAGAGACGGATGATGAAAATGTGGTCGTAAAAAGAATAAGTGGCCATATGCCCGAAACAACTACAAACACTATATACAAAGCGATCGATTTGGTAAGAAAGTTTACGGGGATAAAAAGGGGTATATTTGTAGAGGTCGAAAAGAGGATTCCACTTGGGAGCGGGCTTGGGGGGGCAAGTAGTAACGCCGCAACGGTAATCAAGGCCCTTTCATCCCTGTGGGATCTTAAGCTTTCAGAGAAGGATCTTTTAAGGATTGGAACTTTAATTGGTGCAGATGTCCCCCTTTTTATTTATGGAAAACCTTGTATAGTGAAAGGCATAGGAGATAGGATCGAACCTGCGAGTCTTCCTAAAATATGGTACGTGATAGTCTATCCAAAGGTAGAACTTTCAACTAAGGAAGTCTATGGAAGGCTTAAAATCGTGTTGACAAAAGGGGAAAATGATATTAAATTGAGAAGCGATATTAAGTCATTAGACGAAGTGGCAAGCATCCTGAGAAACGATTTAGAAGAGGTAGCATCGATACTATGTCCTACGATAAAGGTCATAAAAGACATGCTAAAACTTCAGGGAGCCAAAGGTGTCTCTATGACAGGTTCAGGATCCTCCGTTTTTGGATGTTTTGAGGACAGAGAGAGTGCGGAGAGGGCTGCGAAAAATCTTTTATCCTTTGGGAATGTCTTTGTTGCAAGAAGCACAAACGATTGA
- a CDS encoding Rne/Rng family ribonuclease: protein MLSELIINVTFSETRIALLENGTLVEFFIERKNEKGIIGNIYKGKVTKVLPGMDAAFVDIGLERPSFLYVKDVVIDPGTYEEFEDTSYVADQKDRIEGVLEEGQELMVQVSRGPFGNKGTRVTSKITLPGRLLVLMPASTHIGVSRRIQNESEKKRLYQLLKEICPRGFGLIARTASEGKSKEDLEEDLNFLMRIWKGVVEKAEKVHAPKLLYEDMGLVFRVIRDLYGHNLRKIVIDDLSLYTAVKDFLKSYLPDLECEVIPYDGDEPVFEAMGIEMEIGKIKQKRVYLKSGGYIVFDYTEALTVIDVNTGKYLGKKDLEDTILRTNLEAAKEIAYQIRLRNIGGIIVIDFIDMERKESRELVFNTLCEALKKDRIKTTVYPISEIGLVQLTRKRTGNDVIGMLLDPCPHCEGAGFVNSAHSVCYSLLRELKYFCKRRDAKSLNVYLSFELANLVYEEEKEAIEFLESKYGKKINVYTRPDLAFDDYRIEIVV from the coding sequence GTGCTTTCCGAACTGATCATAAATGTCACGTTCAGTGAGACAAGGATTGCCCTCCTTGAAAATGGGACACTCGTGGAGTTCTTTATAGAAAGGAAGAATGAGAAAGGGATCATAGGTAACATTTACAAGGGGAAAGTAACTAAGGTTCTTCCTGGAATGGATGCGGCTTTTGTTGATATAGGACTCGAAAGACCTTCATTCCTTTACGTGAAAGATGTAGTTATTGACCCTGGGACATACGAAGAATTTGAGGATACCAGTTACGTCGCAGACCAAAAAGATAGAATAGAGGGGGTCCTTGAGGAAGGACAGGAGCTAATGGTTCAAGTATCTCGCGGACCTTTTGGGAACAAGGGAACCAGGGTGACATCGAAGATAACTTTGCCAGGAAGACTTTTGGTTCTTATGCCAGCATCCACTCATATCGGTGTCTCAAGGAGGATACAGAACGAGAGTGAAAAAAAAAGACTTTATCAGCTTCTGAAAGAAATATGTCCCAGGGGCTTTGGTCTCATTGCTAGAACTGCCTCTGAAGGAAAAAGCAAGGAAGATCTGGAGGAAGATCTAAATTTCCTTATGCGGATATGGAAGGGTGTAGTCGAAAAAGCGGAAAAAGTTCATGCACCTAAGCTTCTTTATGAGGATATGGGGCTTGTCTTCAGGGTAATAAGGGACCTATATGGCCATAATCTCCGTAAGATTGTGATTGATGACCTTTCCCTTTACACCGCGGTTAAAGATTTTCTTAAGTCTTACCTTCCAGATCTCGAATGCGAGGTGATTCCTTACGACGGGGATGAACCGGTTTTCGAGGCAATGGGAATTGAGATGGAGATTGGTAAGATCAAGCAAAAAAGAGTGTATCTCAAGTCAGGTGGCTATATTGTCTTTGATTATACCGAGGCATTAACAGTGATTGACGTTAACACGGGCAAATACTTGGGGAAAAAGGATCTCGAAGACACAATCCTTAGAACTAACTTGGAAGCTGCCAAGGAAATCGCCTATCAGATAAGGCTCCGAAACATAGGGGGAATAATCGTCATAGACTTCATAGACATGGAAAGGAAGGAATCGAGAGAACTCGTTTTCAACACTCTCTGCGAAGCTCTAAAAAAGGACAGGATTAAAACGACCGTGTATCCAATAAGTGAGATTGGTCTGGTTCAACTTACACGAAAAAGAACGGGCAACGATGTTATAGGAATGCTACTTGACCCGTGCCCCCATTGCGAGGGCGCTGGGTTCGTAAACTCGGCACATTCCGTTTGCTATTCCCTTCTGAGGGAGCTCAAATACTTCTGCAAAAGAAGAGATGCTAAATCTCTAAACGTTTATCTCTCTTTTGAGCTTGCAAACCTCGTATATGAGGAAGAAAAAGAGGCCATAGAGTTTCTCGAGTCCAAGTATGGCAAAAAGATAAACGTCTATACGAGGCCTGATTTAGCTTTTGATGATTATAGGATAGAGATAGTCGTTTGA
- a CDS encoding TIGR03936 family radical SAM-associated protein: protein MATENHIPFSISKPARYLGIEKNAVFKDPRKVKLRVALCYPDIYEIGMSYYGYFLLYEFMNKFEDVWCERCFAPWADMGEYIGASTRKLVTLESKTPLFEMDVVGFSLTYELNFTNVLYMMELGGIEKFAEKREKGPIVLGGGPVMMNPCPYEPFFDLIVIGEGEAILTELLERLKELKGQNRYETLKELSRMEGVYSPLFPKTRVKRVYVKNLNDSFHPVRPPIPTVGSIHDRLNIEISRGCGNGCRFCLAGYVYRPYRERSLESLKGIIDQALKATGYEEVSFLSLSSGDHPELFELIRYIKECHPGVSVSLPSIRIGTLSQKEIELIGSISRTGFTFALETPSERLRSIINKDIDVEALHRQISLLKRCGWRHLKVYMMIGLPYETEEDLAELKIFLEPIIREGIDVHVALSPFIPKPHTPFQYFGMDDEKTLKEKVTFIKGILRTKNVKLKYRDIRQAMAEAIISRGDRRIADLFVYLREKNVKFEAWREFFDFQKYVEWFAMESLDMKSYLGGRKETDPLPWDFIDSGVERKFLLEEKERAKLGTMTVACQNSCSSCGISCIKRIKVKPKESKECLQSIPALESLGTTKITLRFGKLGRSRYIGHLDTVRCLIRAMRVSGLVFKYHGKYHPLPKISVSEAIPLGIESTCEYLTAEVMNLDYDLKRVLSDINLALPKGMKVFEIFRGDFPSQLPVTVLVVGKRDLNGKNLTPLKERNGKIFFLFEGRNLKELLRSEGLERVIKIREEKVRAFRTDHKCHVQ, encoded by the coding sequence ATGGCTACTGAGAATCATATTCCTTTTTCTATCTCAAAGCCCGCAAGGTACCTAGGCATCGAAAAGAATGCAGTTTTTAAGGATCCCAGAAAGGTAAAACTCAGGGTGGCTCTTTGCTATCCCGACATATATGAGATCGGAATGTCTTACTACGGATATTTTCTCCTCTACGAATTTATGAATAAGTTCGAAGATGTGTGGTGTGAGAGATGTTTTGCCCCCTGGGCTGATATGGGCGAGTATATTGGGGCATCCACAAGAAAACTTGTAACCCTTGAGTCGAAAACTCCCCTTTTCGAGATGGACGTTGTTGGTTTTTCCCTGACTTATGAGCTTAACTTCACAAACGTTCTATACATGATGGAGCTCGGAGGCATTGAGAAATTTGCCGAAAAAAGAGAGAAAGGGCCGATTGTCCTAGGTGGCGGGCCTGTCATGATGAACCCATGTCCCTATGAACCTTTCTTTGACCTAATCGTAATCGGAGAAGGTGAGGCGATCCTCACAGAACTTTTAGAGAGACTTAAGGAGTTAAAAGGGCAAAATAGGTATGAGACTTTAAAAGAACTATCAAGGATGGAAGGTGTCTACTCGCCATTATTTCCAAAAACTAGAGTAAAAAGAGTGTACGTTAAGAATCTAAATGATTCTTTTCATCCTGTGCGGCCGCCTATCCCCACCGTTGGTAGTATCCATGACAGGCTAAATATAGAGATTTCGAGAGGGTGCGGAAATGGCTGCCGTTTTTGTCTTGCGGGCTACGTCTACAGGCCTTATAGGGAGAGGAGTTTGGAGTCTCTTAAAGGTATAATAGATCAAGCTTTAAAAGCGACTGGATACGAGGAAGTTTCTTTTCTGTCATTAAGTTCCGGAGACCATCCGGAGCTTTTTGAGCTCATAAGGTACATAAAGGAGTGTCATCCCGGAGTTTCCGTCTCTTTGCCTTCCATAAGGATCGGTACACTCTCACAAAAAGAGATCGAACTTATAGGAAGCATATCGAGAACAGGTTTTACTTTTGCTTTAGAGACTCCCTCCGAGAGGTTAAGAAGCATAATAAATAAGGACATCGATGTGGAGGCCTTGCATAGACAGATTTCTCTTTTGAAAAGATGCGGATGGAGACATCTTAAGGTGTATATGATGATTGGCTTGCCCTATGAAACCGAAGAAGACCTGGCAGAGCTTAAGATTTTTCTTGAGCCTATAATCAGAGAAGGGATTGACGTCCACGTAGCTCTCTCGCCCTTTATCCCGAAACCTCACACTCCTTTTCAATATTTTGGCATGGATGATGAGAAAACCCTAAAAGAAAAAGTAACTTTTATAAAAGGTATCCTTAGGACGAAAAATGTAAAACTCAAATATAGAGACATCAGGCAGGCTATGGCCGAGGCCATCATCTCTAGGGGCGATCGAAGGATCGCAGACCTCTTTGTTTATCTTAGAGAGAAAAACGTCAAGTTTGAAGCGTGGCGAGAGTTTTTCGATTTTCAAAAATACGTCGAATGGTTCGCCATGGAAAGTCTCGATATGAAATCGTATCTAGGTGGGAGAAAAGAGACTGACCCTCTCCCGTGGGACTTCATCGACTCGGGAGTCGAAAGGAAGTTTCTTTTGGAAGAAAAAGAAAGAGCCAAATTAGGGACAATGACCGTTGCCTGCCAAAACAGCTGTTCTTCCTGTGGTATATCCTGCATTAAAAGAATAAAAGTCAAACCAAAAGAATCCAAAGAGTGTCTGCAATCCATCCCAGCTTTGGAGAGCCTAGGCACAACAAAAATTACGCTGCGGTTCGGAAAACTGGGAAGGTCAAGATACATAGGGCATCTCGATACCGTAAGATGTCTAATTAGAGCCATGAGAGTTTCGGGGTTAGTTTTTAAGTACCACGGTAAATATCATCCTTTGCCAAAGATATCCGTGTCAGAGGCAATCCCATTAGGAATTGAGAGTACCTGTGAGTATTTAACAGCAGAAGTCATGAACCTAGATTACGATCTTAAACGTGTTCTCTCGGATATCAATCTTGCATTACCAAAAGGTATGAAGGTTTTTGAGATATTCCGAGGTGACTTTCCGTCTCAATTGCCGGTGACAGTTCTCGTTGTCGGAAAGAGGGATTTGAATGGGAAAAACCTCACTCCGTTAAAGGAAAGAAATGGGAAAATCTTTTTCTTATTTGAGGGGAGAAATTTAAAGGAACTCTTAAGAAGCGAAGGATTGGAAAGGGTAATAAAGATTAGAGAGGAGAAGGTACGTGCTTTCCGAACTGATCATAAATGTCACGTTCAGTGA
- a CDS encoding phosphomannomutase/phosphoglucomutase — protein sequence MNKAILREYDIRGHVEKDLTDETVLYIGRAFATLMQEEKRKKASIGRDCRLTSKHYRDLLVRGMVEGGLEVVDLGVVPTPVFYFSLFNLDVEGGIMVTGSHNPPEYNGFKIALGKSTIFGEKIKYIGQIIDEKRFVKGEGTLTTYEKIIDDYQDFMRKNIKLSKRFKVVVDAGNGTGGYVACPIMKEFGQEVIELFCEMDGRFPNHFPDPTIESYMETLKKTVVEKGADCGIGFDGDADRIGVVDERGNIIWGDYLMIIFARDILKEKKGAYFVSEVKCSSNLFADIERHGGKAIMWKAGHSLIKQKMQESGAVLAGEMSGHLFFADRYFGYDDAIYASLRLLEVLEKEGRPLSELLSDLPKMYATPEIRIDCPDEIKFSVIERLKELYREKFETIDIDGVRVVFKDGWGLARPSNTQPVIVLRFEAQSKESLERIEEMVREDLMKIMKEYGY from the coding sequence ATGAATAAGGCAATTTTGCGAGAGTACGATATAAGAGGTCACGTTGAGAAAGACCTAACTGATGAAACAGTCCTTTACATAGGCAGGGCTTTTGCGACTTTGATGCAAGAGGAAAAAAGAAAAAAGGCTTCTATCGGCAGGGATTGCAGGCTAACATCAAAACACTATAGAGACCTTCTGGTACGGGGTATGGTGGAAGGTGGTCTAGAAGTTGTCGATCTCGGGGTGGTCCCAACACCCGTTTTTTACTTTTCCCTCTTTAACTTGGATGTAGAAGGTGGGATTATGGTTACAGGAAGCCATAACCCTCCCGAATACAATGGCTTTAAGATCGCTTTAGGGAAATCGACCATATTTGGGGAAAAGATAAAATACATTGGCCAGATAATAGATGAAAAGAGGTTCGTAAAGGGAGAGGGAACTTTGACAACATACGAAAAAATCATTGATGATTATCAAGATTTCATGAGGAAAAACATAAAGTTATCGAAAAGATTTAAAGTTGTAGTTGATGCTGGAAATGGAACTGGTGGATACGTCGCGTGCCCCATTATGAAGGAGTTTGGTCAGGAAGTAATCGAACTCTTTTGCGAAATGGACGGCAGATTCCCAAACCATTTCCCAGATCCCACGATAGAAAGCTACATGGAGACTTTGAAAAAGACAGTGGTGGAAAAGGGTGCAGATTGTGGGATAGGGTTCGATGGAGACGCGGACAGGATCGGTGTTGTTGATGAGAGAGGAAATATCATCTGGGGAGACTATTTGATGATTATTTTTGCGAGGGATATCTTAAAAGAAAAAAAAGGAGCTTATTTTGTGTCTGAAGTAAAGTGCTCAAGTAACCTATTTGCAGATATAGAAAGACACGGAGGCAAAGCTATTATGTGGAAGGCCGGCCATTCCTTAATAAAGCAGAAGATGCAGGAGAGTGGCGCAGTCCTTGCCGGTGAGATGAGTGGACACCTTTTTTTTGCTGACAGGTATTTCGGCTACGACGATGCAATATACGCGTCCCTGAGACTTTTGGAAGTGCTTGAGAAAGAGGGAAGACCCTTGTCTGAACTTTTGTCAGATCTTCCAAAAATGTATGCTACTCCTGAAATAAGGATCGACTGTCCTGACGAAATCAAGTTTTCCGTAATTGAGCGTCTCAAGGAGCTCTACAGGGAGAAGTTTGAAACGATAGACATCGATGGTGTAAGAGTCGTTTTTAAAGATGGTTGGGGCCTTGCAAGGCCATCTAACACACAACCAGTAATAGTCTTAAGATTTGAGGCACAAAGCAAAGAATCGCTCGAAAGAATAGAGGAGATGGTCAGGGAAGACTTAATGAAGATAATGAAAGAGTATGGCTACTGA